The Mycteria americana isolate JAX WOST 10 ecotype Jacksonville Zoo and Gardens chromosome 16, USCA_MyAme_1.0, whole genome shotgun sequence DNA segment GTGTGAAGCAAGCTGAGATCTCCTCCTGCTGCCATTACGTTACTCTGGTGTATTTCCTATCTtaaataagatattaaaaaaaaccccaaacaacccaccaaaaaagccaaacacGTAAAAATCAAGTACAGTGTAGGACAAATAGCATATGCTGCAGACAAAACACCCATGACAGAAGGAATGGAAAGGATATGAAGGGGCTTTGAGGTAATGTTATGAATTTGAATGCTATTCTGTGATAGGCAGTATGAAATAGAAAAGGTGAGAAGCAGCCCCCAAACACACACGCATATTCCGTATTTTAAACTGCAAGTAAAAGCAGATATCTATATTGTGAATACTGTGGTCTTTGAGTCTCTCTAATGTAACAAATTACACAGAAGTAAATTATACAAATGCGCTATAGAAAACACTAAAAGATGTTTTGAACTTTTTGTGGAGAATGGACATTAATTAGAGTGGTAACTGTTGACCTTGGAATTTACCTTTTATAGTCTGAGAGTCTAAAGATAAGTCAGCAGTTATGTAAGTTAAGTCAAACCAGTTCTCATAGAACAATCTGTTTATGCACTGTTTTGCTTGATGTCCTTAGTTGGCAACTCTTTTAAGCCCAGTGCCTCTGAATCCAGTAAATCTGCAGACTGGACGTACTACATCATTAAATGGACCGCCACCAGCAGGTAATAAATACTGCAGACCACCTAACTTTCATGgagatatatttttcttgttagaACTTAAGGCTTTACATCATGGCTGTTAAAGACTAGGAGCAGCAACAAACATTGGCAGAATCTCATATTGCTCATGGCTTCTCTTAGGTATGTCTGTCCATTTTAGCATTTAAAGCAACAGGATACATAGGAGATAATCTGCTAGTTTCAGGAAGATACAAAAAAGTAACATGCAGTAAGCACGcctttcatttacatttaaatcTGGATTTATCTGCCTGTCTTTATGCTTCAGCTGCCTCAAAGAACAAGTCACAGTCACCCCATTACTACGAGATAATGGAATTTGATCCCTTGGCTCCCACCGAgtaagtaacttttaaaataggTAATATACAGTTTTCGTAGGTGCCAAAGGCAAGAAGGCTTCCGAGATGGCTTTTTCTTCTGAGTGAGAAAACAGACCACACTATTTAGACTGAGTTAGCTGACCAACTGGATCGCTAATATAAATGAGCGGCTGTGTTTTGTACATTGTCTTCCAATATTTCTGGCATAACCAATTGAGGAATAAACTCCTATACTGCGTTCATTGAACAGCATCTGTAAAAATGGTGGAGTAATGTGGTGTCAAAAACAATCTACTAAAATCCTGTTCAGTGATATGAAAAGGTGAATAAAACATGGTAAGGGTCCTGGTGGCGGAAGCTCATTGACACTTCAACACAGGTAGTTCTGGAGCAAGGTAACCAAAGTAAGTCCTGTTCACAGCAATCATGATTTTTAAGAATGTTGTTCTACTGCATATCAAGAAAATTCTCAATTTAAATATAAGCTACAAAAGGGAATGGATGCTGGGACTCTCCAGAGGACCAAATAGTCAGACAGAAAACTAATATGAAACTAAATGGATGATAGAACTCTCCTTTCTACCAATAAATTGCAAAAAATTTGAGCTACCTACACAAAACTTCTTTGCAAGGAACCATTGAATTCTGAGATAGAAAAATCTCaacaaagctttatttatttttttaaactagtgcAGTAATCGCATGCCACGCGGTATGCTTGCCATTTGCGTTTTGCCGTCCTGTTCCCAAACTTACTTTGTCAAAAGTGACAGTTTCCAGAGGTATCTCATTAAATATATAATCACAGACGCACCACAGGATTGGCTctttgtttccatggaaacctGGGCATCCTGCAACTGATGCTACTCTGTTAGGCAAACACTATAAACTCTTGACAGTTCATGCTTGGGCAGGATTTCATTGGTGCATTTTGTCAAAATGAAACACCTGTGATGTAGGAGTCGCCCTGTTCCTCTTTCAGAGCTACTTATGAAGAAATTGATGTCGTGCTGAAGACAGAAGTTAAAAAGAATACAGAATGCTGAAGGTGGAGGTGAAGTCTCTTACTGAACACACATTATTCTCTGATGTTGGTCCTGTGCAGTGCTTCCTGTAACATACAAGTGAATAACAGAACAGGTTTTGTATTTTGACATGACAAACAATAAGTATTGGAATACTAAGCTGTGTGGAAGTTGAAGAGTTACTTGGGTCTACACCTTGATAATTTGTCCTAAACGTTCAACTGTGCATTCTTCAAGGTGACttgcatgattatttttaaagtattttggggGCCTTTAAAATATCATTTCCAAATTCACCTGTGTATGAAGTTAACACTTGACACCTGACACAAGTAAACAAAATGGACTCTTGCAACTGTAGAAGAAAGCTTTTCTACCAAGTTAACTGTTCTTTTGTATCACTTTATCCCTTTACgcagcaaacaaaacagaacGTTATGTTTACAGAAACTGCAGAATCCAGTTTCTATTTTGGCCTCATTGCTGTCTGTGTTAATCTCCCTAGAAATTTATAAGGGGGTTTTGATATGCAGGACTTTTCTAAAATTGCGCCTCCTGATAGATGTCTGAAGACATGCAGTGTTACTTTCCTACATTCATATTCTGaatgcaggttttgttttcttcttaaaagccTGCAATATAGTTGGATTTTTGTCTTGGTAAGAACCTGAGCTGGGACATGAGGTGCTGTCATCCATgcttaacagaaaagaaaaaaccctgcttgTTCCtatgttgttgttgcttttatttactcAGTAAATATTGGAGGGGGATCAATCGTTTCTTTCAATGTTCCTGCCCTGCAGAGATTGCTGTTctggtgaaggaaaaaataatcatctaCAATGCAGatatccatttattttaatcaagttGTTTAACCCTGTTAATAACAGTTTTACCTTTTAATAATTAAAGTGCCTTATCTATTTTAATGCTGAATGTAAAACGTGCACTTTAAACAGGTATAGTTCTCTGAATTTATAATTGATATAAAATTTGAGAACTTAGTTCATGTTCATAGCTGATAAGCTaattttttgtgaaatactgcattttaaatgttcattATGTTAACTGTTTAAGTGATAAGAAGTTCTCAGTCTGTTACGCAATTTTTGTAGcataaaattccaaataaaagcaaatgcttaCTGAGAAGGTAACCCCTGTCACTTCTGAGTTTTTACTGGATGACGTGCATATTCCATGAAATACTAAATGTAGATGTATTGGAAGTATTTGAGCGTGAATCCATGGTGTTTCATTGCATAGTGAGCAATCTTTCAGTTTGCTGTAGAACCATTAGAACACCTTACTTCTATCGAAAACACAACCTTgaagaagtttggggttttttgtaagcAGAGGTGAAAAGGTaagctgctttattatttttcttgtagtaTTTGCAATGGTCTGGACAGCAGCCTGAGAAAACTGCTGAAAGCAGGATTTTGAGGTGGATCAATTTTTCCCTACAGCTTAGCTGTATTGTTAAAACCCTAGCACACTGAAGCGTAACAAATTAAAATAGGCTATTTCAATATGGCAATCCATAGTGGATGATTGCTAACTGAACTTTTCCACATTTAAAGAACCAAAATGGTCACAGATAGCTAGTTCCCTTCAGAGCTTTCATCTAATTACTGAGGTTAGAGTTTGTTTTATGGTTGGAATGTGCTCAGCATCTGTGCAAACTTGAGCTTTCAAACTCAGGAGAAACCCCACATTTTTATGAAACTGGCAGTTGCCAGgagatattctttttcttctgaagcgTGTGGCCAGAATAAAGCAATGTGTAGAAAACTCCCATATCAGTTCAACTTTCAAAAGGACAATGGACTAAAGACAACCCAGGTAAGAATTTTATttcacaccccaccccaccctgcctgGATTCAAAGATTTGGCTtgacacccaccccaccccccaccccccccagcataACTGGAATTACAGGTTATAAAGCTTGCTGCTATCTTCATACAGATGTATTTCACTTTGGGCTCCACATGTTCTGCTGGATAAAATGCATTAGAGAgctgaaagaatgaaaagttttaaaactttaataaatATACAGTGAAGACCTGACATGAATGTCATGCAGAATCTATTTAAACAACACATACAATTGGTACTACAATGCATTTTAAAGGCAGCatccatttattttcaaaaaagcacTTTTATGGTATGCAAACATAATTGAGATTAAAGTAACTGGAAGTTATTTCTGACATACCCATTACCTTTTTAGAGTCCAAACAAACCAACGTTAGTCTTACTTTGTTAGATCTCATCTGCTGAAAGGGGTAGAAAGAACTGGCCTAGCAGATGAGATACTGGGCTGAGATTAATTCCTGTTTGAAAAGGAGTAGGTCACTTAAGCTCGCTCTGCAACTCACCCCTCATTTGCAAAGCTGTGATAAAGTGTTATTATCCCTACCCCACAGATAATGACCAAAAGTTACATAAATACAGGCTTACGTGTTCTGATGGTAAACAGAGTACCTCTGAACAACTGATAGGCTTCTGGGTAGGCTTTGTCAGACTTAACCTCTGAATGGGGTTGgcttccttttggttttttgaggAGACTCCTATGCTATTAATTTAGCCTGCAGTTTAAAGCAGTTGTTTATGCACTGCCTTTCCCTTCAAAGCATTTCATACATAAGCCAAGCTTGTCTCTGTGTAGGAGTGCCCAGTGTACAATCCTCTGCAGAGTGAAAGAGCAGTCATTAGCAGTACACGTATTTTAAATGAGTTGAGCACAACATCGGAATTTGAGGATGGCATTTCTAAATGGAAACCATACCACAGATTTGATGTTCCTACATTTAAATTATGTTCCTCATTCAAATGATAACAGTTTTAGAGCAGTCTGCTCTTACCAAATGAACTACTGATTCAGTAATAATTCGAGAGGGTGCATCATCTTCTGAATCATCGTATCCTCCTCTGCCATGGGAAGGTTACATAGCAATACAGTTTAACTTTGTTTAGTTTTGAGATTTCATTAACTGGTTATatgtttttacctttttataAAGTAAGTTACATGAAAGTTCCTCTTCAGAGCCAGCAATGCAATTTTAGATGCTTAATAAATTGATTTGTTCCTCCGTATTTAAATGAAGATCTCCATTTATACTTGGGTTTAAAAATTTGCCTCTCAGTATTCAGATAACATGTATCATATAAAAAGATGGCTTGAGAAAACCCTCTCTCTTCCAGGAACAGCATGTTCCCTTCTATTGTCTGATGAAGAAATACTATTCCTAATAAATGATATTCCAACtatgtaagttttttttttttaaatagaaatatatccTTTCATAACAGCAGCATGTGCGCATGGTGGTTTAGTAATATAATTTCATGTTGCACCGTACTCCTacagtttttccttctgttgaaaAATGGTTTCAAAACTGGTAGGTAGCAAAAGTCAAGTTGTGTAGAGATTGCCCATTACTGATATCCAGGAAGTGGTAACTTCAGTCCTTCCTTTGCTTCAAAAAAGGTGTAAGAGAGGGTGATCAGATCAACTTTAGCCATTTTAGGGTCCTCTACAAATTCTGGATCAATGTAGAAAAAGACAGGCATGTCCACTTCCTCTTGAGGATTTAGCCGctgttcttcaaaacaaaaacactgcatggaggaggaaaaaaaaaattagacaataATAGCTATGATAAACTTTCTCTCTGCCAATGTGAGAGAAAgcttcatcttttaaaatcaacTCTTATTCCCTGTACACGCCTAAAATCCTGGGAAGGATCAACCATATGAGCGACAAGACAGCAATTCTGTTCCTCTtgtgttacaggaaaaaaaaatttgtttttaataaagtgtcCAAACATGCAAATTGGCCAGGCTACCAGCTGCCCTCAACATCAGTTGTACTAAATATCATGTACTTGGGAGCCACTCTAATTGGACATGTATTCTGCTTGTTATGAAGACAGTAAGGCTAAGAATGAACTCATGCACtgtcacttgaaaaaaatcaaggtattttcttaaaatgttggCATACAAAGAATGGTATCCagcattaaaattagaaaaagttaatttatagATAATGATTCTCATTCatgtaaaggaaaatgtaatCTTTGCTTTATTCACACTTACttgtattttattgaaatacTGTCCTGCTTCAAAGGGTATTACATTGTAGGTAGAGATTCCAATTATTGGTTTGTCAGTAGGATTTTTCGCTTTATAAAAGGCCAGTGCTGTCTCTCCTGGTACCACCTGTATAAAGTATAAACTGCACAGTGACTTTTAATCTgttgcagccctccagccctcGGAGTTCTTTGGACTTTAGCTAGAATtagttcattttctcttttgctgtttcaaGTTGGTTACTTCACtacttcacaaatattttgcttacagACAATTCACCCTCATTCAAAACTAAAAGCACCACTAGTGTTATATGTGTGCATTTTTAATCTTATCCAGTTTGCCAATGAGACTTCTATTAGTCTCAGCAGTTTAGCAGCATATAgagctttttttaatatccagATTTATATATGGTGTACATTTAATTTTTGAGGGTACAATTCTTTCAGTACTCGACTCAGAAACCAATTAAGAAGCATGACTCCTTTTGAGTTTTTATTAAGAACTAATTTTCAACAGTAAAGTTagattaaaatgttcattttttgaaagataaaaaaagtCCTACAAGGATAGGGGCAAGAAGAGAAAGTACAAGGGCTAAAGCCTGGTAAAACCCTACAGGTTTAGATATGCAGCTACAccatagatatttttaatatatatatacacacactttgtGGTGTATATAAAATTCTTAACTGGAAGTACTGGGGAAGCACCCTGGACTATGTTCCCCTAGTTGTGTGTTTTTCCAGATCAGGGCCCAGATCTGCAAATCAATGGATCCGCAGGGTCAGGATGCAAGGTGACTCAAAGGTACCGGGCAAAACCTGACGCTTTCAACCAGGAGGTTCTGCGTGAGGGTGGAAACGCAGTCACTCACGTAGATTTCGCTCTGCTGGGGTTTGAAGTTCCACTGGATGCTGGAATGCACGTCCGCGTTGAAGGTGACCCTGATGACCCGGTCTCTCACCGGCTTCATGCTCTCGATCTGCTCCGAGCTGTGGCCTGCGCCCGTTGTTCCGCCCTGGCCCGTGGCCTGACAGAAAGGGGAGGCAGTGAGTGACCCGCTCCGGCCCTTTCCAGAGCCTCCATCGTCCTTCGCGGGCGGGAAGGAGCTGGCAGCGAcgggccgcggggctccccggTACCTGGCAGTAGAGGCGGTAGAGCGGCACGGCCGCGTAGGACATGCCCACCATgcccacggcggcggcggcgatgtaGGCCAGCGCCGACCGGTTCCGGCGCCGCcattcctcctcctgcccgcggGTGAAGGGGTTGGAGCTCCGTAGCCCGCGggccccccgcggggccggcacccgtccgcccgccgccgcccacaGGCCGTACCGGGCCTTCCCCTCCGGCCGCGGGGGCGCCCACCCGCCGATACGGCACGGCCGGGCAAGGGCCCGTCCCAGCGCCGGGGCCCAGAGagggcccggccccccgggcagCCGCAGGCCCCCGCAGCGCGCCCAGCCCCGCCCGCACAGCCCCATGCCGCGcgccgctgccggcgcggggcgCAGCTCTTCTCGCGAGACGCGGCGGCGGGGTGAGGCCGCGCTCCCGTCGCTCTGTCGCGCGCTCCGCCTCCGCCCCCGGCGCTGGCTGCTGCGGGGgctggctcggctcggctcggctcgcctcgcctcgcctcccctcccctcgccggCTCCCCGACGCCCGTTGGGCGGCGTGAGGGGCAGCCGCCGTGCGCCGCCTTCCCGAGGAGGCGGTGGGGCTtgcgccgcgggggcgggggagcggggcgggccgcTGAGGGGAGGGAGCGCTGCCATCGAGGGGTCGCCCGTTGCTCGCCCCTCTGAGGCGCGGGGGCTTCCCGCCAGACCCCGCCGGttgtctctccctccccagcgGGACCGCTTGGGCGGTATCGCGTATCGAGGTAACTGTCGCAGCCCTGAAGGTCGGCGGGTTTTCGCACCCTCGGGCTCTCCAGGGGACGCTGCCGGGCTGGTGGCCGTGGCGGGCCCCCGCGCCGCCGTGCATCGAGTCGGCTTTGTCCgaggggtgccggggcgggcTGGTGCCGGGCGGCATTGGGGCCACCGAAGAGTCTGCCAGAAGGGCATTAACCTAGTGAAGCACGCCGAGAGGAGTGATTATCCTCTACCTCAGCGGGGTTACTGCGGAGGAGGAGTGCACTGAGGGGCAGCAGGACAGGGTGGTGGACACGAGGACCTCTATGGCTGGTTCCTTTGGGGCTGTGAGCGCACGACCAAGCGCTTGTAAAGTCGCCTTTGTGCCCGCACTCCTCATCTTCTAGCCTTGTGTTTCTGTAGGCAGCAAGCGGGCACTGCGGGGTAAACACGGTGCCATACACTGACTGGTGCGAGGGTGCTTTTAACTGAGAGGAGACTTCATCCCTTTGGCTTCCTGCAGGTCTCCCTGTTCTGCGGACACTGACACTggttattattttttccagtggtgCTTTGGTTCGTGTTCAGTTTCCTCTCTTTGTGTATGGATTTGCTTTTGTTTAGGCACAAATATTGACATGTCGCAAAGTGATTGAGCGTTGTTTGTAAACAGCAACAACTTCAGGACAGGCAAGTTCAGACAAACTCAGAAATACAATCTTTCTTCCCATGCACTGTAACAAACTTTGCTGTAGCAATGCTTGAATTTATTGGTTTAGAGTACTGCTCTTCTCTTGTGCTGGCTCCAGTAACGTGAATCACGCAGTGACTTTGGCAGCTCCTGATACCGCTTCGTTTTTGCATTTAGTTGGATTGAATAAGAAAATTATAAAGCCCGGAGTGAAGCAATATTTTGGCCTTTCCTCTGTATTTAGATGGCATTACTTTTGATCCTTTAGCGAGAGATCTGAAAACGTTTACTGCAGGAAAATCTGTGGTATTCCAaagtgaatttaatttttttttttcatgcagaaatacATAACCTGATGAATTGGTCAGTGTGTTTTTGTGGAGGCTGACACTGTGCACCTAGGGATGCTATGTTATTTCGGCCCAGATTGTAGTGTGTCACTGGTACCACTGGCACCTGTGGCCATTTTTTGCCTGTGTGGTGTTCAGAGAGTTCCTCGTCCCTCTTGTACCGTGTCTTAGGAGTAA contains these protein-coding regions:
- the COX11 gene encoding cytochrome c oxidase assembly protein COX11, mitochondrial — protein: MGLCGRGWARCGGLRLPGGPGPLWAPALGRALARPCRIGGWAPPRPEGKARYGLWAAAGGRVPAPRGARGLRSSNPFTRGQEEEWRRRNRSALAYIAAAAVGMVGMSYAAVPLYRLYCQATGQGGTTGAGHSSEQIESMKPVRDRVIRVTFNADVHSSIQWNFKPQQSEIYVVPGETALAFYKAKNPTDKPIIGISTYNVIPFEAGQYFNKIQCFCFEEQRLNPQEEVDMPVFFYIDPEFVEDPKMAKVDLITLSYTFFEAKEGLKLPLPGYQ